In Lathyrus oleraceus cultivar Zhongwan6 chromosome 2, CAAS_Psat_ZW6_1.0, whole genome shotgun sequence, the DNA window AAACCTTTTGGATGTTCAACAAAGACTTCATCTTCCAGGTACCTGAAGAAGGCACTATTCACATCCATCTATATAACTTGAACTTTAGGAGATAAGACACTCCAAGTAACAATCTAAGGGCTTCAAGATGGGAAATCTGAGCGAAGGTTTGATCAAAGTCAACCCCTTCAATTTGAGTATAAGCTTGTCATTGCCTTATCACATGGATATTTGATCATACATTAGTTTATTTTGTTTTGCATAGATTACTTGAGTATTGCTTCGTGTGCATTACATCTTGTGGCGATCTTATGCATCCTCTCTGTGAGTTGTTTTGTTGCTTTATCTTAGTATGCATGTTGTTTATCCTTGCTTACTTCCTTATTCCTTGTTTGCCATACTCCCTTAGGATTTGACTTCATCTTGTGCAAGATAAGTCATTAGACCTTAGGATTCTATCCATGCATGCTAATATTAGGGTTTTGCTTAGTCTCCCATATGCTCGACTTTAGGGCCACTattgcatgacaacactagggcTTTATGTAGTCTTCCCTTAGTATTTTCTTCTTTCTTTTGCATTAGACCttatttttcttaatcaaattcaaaacaaTAAGCCATAACGAGTTGGTTCACATGTTACGAGACTTAAGTAATAGGAGGGTAACGAGGCGGTACATTCTGTTTACCGTTATTTCTCTTATTCATAGCCTTTTATTATGGACCGATTCTCAAATCTTTTTCATAAAAGTAGAGAAGGAACAGTGTCCTTGCATTGGGATTAACTCATCACTATCTACAACAAAAATACAAACGAAATCAAACTCTTTTATCCCTCTTggccctttttcttttgcaaaCCTTTTTCTTAACAAAGGATGTGTTATTTCCATCCTGCGCAATGCGACGTATAAGTCCCCAAAGGTTGGGCAGTAAGTCGTCAAAATGCTAGAGTGTGAATGTAACATTAtccacctaaaaaacacaaacaaaccAACTTTTGAGGTGAACTACGAATGCCCTGATCCCTCACTAAGGGGGTACGTAGGCACAAAGGTTCACAACCACGTCGGGCGCATTAATAAAAaccttttatttttatttgtaaGTAAATCAACTTTCTACCATGCATTGCATTCCCCCTTATCTTTTAAGCTTTAGACTTAGACACCCTTTGAATAGACAAACTTGTGTGGATATCGTAGAGTACtacggacgtgaggggtgctaatacctttcctttGCGTAACTGACTTCCGTACCTAGTTTTCTTTagggttttctcgatatttttctctttttccttttggaataaataaaagttaggtggcgactctattttaatcaagttaagttaatcaatagcttacACTCAGAATTTTCCCGCCGTGACAGCTGGCGACTATGTTGGGGAAAGAGGCAATTTCCCTAAGCAAGTCAATCCTagcatttgtttgttttgtttcttTGGGTGTTTATCTgtttatttctttattttcaattACTATTGtatatatgtttgcatgcatctGCATCTGGGATACCTGGTTATATACACTgttgttatgttgttgttttcTTGGTGGGTGGATTGATACTATTAGGTAAAAGGCCCAGTACCCAGGCCATAGATGTCACTTAGGAAACCTAGGAATATAGTGGAGACATGACGGCTATTCAGGTGTAGATCTGTTTAGTGCGGTCATGTGAGCCACACACGGATGAGGTGTTCAATGTGGGGTGCTATCGTTATGCATACTATGCTGCTACTATGATAGTACTTTCACACAGACCAATGAATGTGTGGACCTTTCGACCTTACCCTGACCAGTTTTTACCCGTGAGTGGGATGGGAATTCTTGAATATGTACATGCTACAAAATTTTGGTACTGGGTTCCTTGGTATTTCTCGGTTGACGTCGAACTTTTGGTCTATGATATCCGGTTATTTCAAAAGACAAATAACAGAAGTTCAGTGTTCATCAACCTTGATCTCACTTGCTTGGGTGACACACGCATACATAacattcattttatttttgtataAAAAATAAGCTAACCCTGCATACACATATCATTTCTAGGAAAGTCAAAGTTCTTGTTACTTCTTAAGATTTCAAACAACAAAGATACATGCACGAGACTCCTCAGAAATAAGACCACCTACACCTTCTCTCCATTTGACTTATCTAGGCTGCGAGGGTTGAGTAAGAGATGGGTTGACATAAATGTTAAGGCATTCGCAAGTGAGTATGGGAACATCCTGTTATTTTTGCATTCGGGGATTGATGACTAAACTATTAACACGTTGCTGCAATTCTATGACCCTGAGCTACAGTGCTTCACCTTCCAAGATTACCAGTTGGCTCCAACGTTGGAGGAGTATTCTTCTCTTCTCATAATTCCTATCAAAGAGAAGGTTCCATTTATGAGTGTTCCCGAAGAGCCAGATTTTCAACTGATTGCAAATACCCTTTATTTGGGTATAAGAGAAGTTAAAGAGCATTGGAGTATGAAGAAGAGTGGTGCCTATGGTCTCCCTTTGAAGTTCTTGGCAGACAAAGATGATTACTATGCTGATAATGGAAGTTGGGTGATTTTTAATAGACTGCTAGCTGTGATGGTGTATGAAGCTGTATTATTTCCCGATGTGGAGAATTTGATTAGTCTAGCTGCtctttgcatctttataggaaggAACCCTGTTCCTACTATTCTCGCTAATACTTATTATGCTATTCACACCCAACATGGAAAGAGAGGTGAGGTGGTTTGTTGTCTACCTTTGCTTTATAAATGGTTCTTGATTCATCTTCTTGTAAAAGGACCATTCGTAGAAACACAAGGTACTTTGAAATGGTCCAAAAGGGTGATGGTTTTGACTTCTTTTGATATAACATGGGCTAATGTTATGCATGTTACTAACATGATCACTAGCTGCGGGGAGTTCTCTAACATTCCTCTCATGGGGACGGAAGGGTGTATCAACTATAATCCTGTATTGGCTATCCGTCAGTTGGGATTTGCTTTGAGACATGAGCCTAAAGCTCGAGAGATAGAAGCTTCAGTTTGATTTGCTAAGAAGGAGAAACCTGAGTTGTTGGAAAGAGTGAAGACATCTTGGCGAAAAATCCATAAGAAGGGTAAGGTGTTCTTTGGACCAAAAGAGAATGTGGCCTTGCATCCATATGTGGCATGGATCAAGAAGAGGGTTGAGGTGCTCAAGATACCTTTTGAGAGAGAAGAACCATTCTACAAACAACTTTCTCAGTTGAATTCTGATGAGCCTGTCATGATACCTATTGAGCATTATCGACAATTACAAGCGGAAAACTACCAAACTCAAGCTAAGAAGAGATGGGGATGCAACTCTACCAGATTGATCAAGAGAAGAGACAACTGATGCACAAGCTTAAAGATGCAAGAGGAAGTGTTCCTACAAAGAGGCAAAGGCCATAAAATTTAAGAGCAGCTGAGCACAGAAACGAAGAAATGGAAGAGCTAAAGAGAGAATTATTCAAAGCACAACAGAGGAATCTCAAATTGGAAGCGTCCAAAGCGAAGTCAAAAGCTGAGCACAAGAAAGAGTTGAAGATCCTGGAAAAGAAGTTGCAATATGAACAAAAGGAAGTTGGTAGAGTCAAAGGTGAAAATAAGAGACTTGATTTTAATCTAAAGGAACGCCAAAAGTACCTTGACAAAGCTCTTGAAGAGAAGAAGAAACTTGAAGAAGAGGATGAGAGTAGAAAAGGAAATCCTAGTGAAGACTGTGATAGGTGCGACCAGTTATGCAGAGAGTTCCAGTACATAGAGGTTATGATGCGTCACAAGGACCTTCTCATCAAAAGTTTGATTGAACAACTCGGACATGAAGACACAAAGAAGTTGTTCGAGGAGTCCAAAGCTTGAAGCCAGAAGCATTTGAAGACCGGACCTCTAGATTATCTAGAGATGACTGGTTAGCTTACTTTTGGTCATATTTTGATGTTTTGTACTTTGTGACCACCTCCATACTTGTTAGACGGGGCACCTATCTTTTAGCATTTTTATCTTTACTCTATGTTGAACTCAGTTGTGTTCTTGTTCTGATGATTTTAATGAGATGAGCAGTTATTTTCAGCAGTGTTTCCTTTTATCGCCTATGGTATTTTGTTGTTATCATCTTAATGAGAGAAAAAATTTGAGTTCTTGGAAGTGATAAAATATAACATACACATAACATACACATTTCATGCATAAAAGGTTATTTGTGGCCGGTCTTCTTATCTCTGCTTGGTTTTCTTCTGTAGAAAGATTGCAAATTCTAGTTTTCATCGCTACTCAACTCGTGCCAACGAGCAACAAAAAATGGAACAGATACAAGCAGACATGGCAGCAATGCAAGAGCAAGTTACCGCGCAGATGAGTCAGTTCATGGAGCTAATTTAGAATATGGCAATCAGGCAAGAAGAATTGAGGGCGATTGTTCTTAGGACCACTGAAGGGAATCCATTTGGTGAAGACGATAATGAGAATAATGGGAATCCTCCTCCCCCTCCTCCTCCTTCTCATCCGCCCACACCTCAACATGATGGGAATCCTCCACCTTCTCCGCCACCTCCTCCTCCTC includes these proteins:
- the LOC127122438 gene encoding uncharacterized protein LOC127122438 — its product is MLRHSQCFTFQDYQLAPTLEEYSSLLIIPIKEKVPFMSVPEEPDFQLIANTLYLGIREVKEHWSMKKSGAYGLPLKFLADKDDYYADNGSWVIFNRLLAVMVYEAVLFPDVENLISLAALCIFIGRNPVPTILANTYYAIHTQHGKRGEVVCCLPLLYKWFLIHLLVKGPFVETQGTLKWSKRVMVLTSFDITWANVMHVTNMITSCGEFSNIPLMGTEGCINYNPVLAIRQLGFALRHEPKAREIEASV